In the Uranotaenia lowii strain MFRU-FL chromosome 1, ASM2978415v1, whole genome shotgun sequence genome, TCTACCACATTTTCCCACCTCGAGTTGCGGCTATCTGGACCCGTCCCGAAAACTTTTTCACAACCTGCGTTCCCAGAAGCGCGAGTTATCCACCCTTGCTAGGTTGTGTGTCCTGCCAGCAAAAGTGGCGACGTTGGCGGAACCAGAAGCAGACGGCTGAGAAAAAAAGGGGAGGGAGAAAAAAACACCCAATCGATAATTTTCCTTGCGAGCACACGTTATAGTGAACCACTTTTGCTTCACCCTTCAATTACCCTCGATAATTTTTCACATCTAGAGCTGGAAAATGCTCATTCGAGGGGAAAGTTAAATCATCGGCAGCCGTGCTCGTTTCCGTTTGcaattgatttttcacttttccttccaaaagcccggaaacaCAAAGGAATTTCCCAATTTACACGAATCGGATGGGATTCCATTCAAGAACTTGCTAATTCAAAAAGAGAGAATAGTATTCTAATCCTGTAATATTCCGTTTTCAACCATTAAAAAAACCAACCCCTAAAGAAAATTCTTCGCCCGAAGCAAGGACACACTTCTGTCTGAAGCAGGAAAAGATTTGTTCAAGGATGATTCAAAAAACCGAAATCACACTCACAGACACCAACGGAGGAGCACCTCTGAGGGGCTAAGACGAGAAACGACAATGACGACGACGAGAACGACGACGCTACACCGACAGTGGCCGAAGAGAAATTGAACGAGCAGTGAAAATCTTCCtagttgcttgcttgcttgttgGAACTTGGAGTGTCCAACCAGGATAATCCGCATCAAAACGGTGGGGGTAGATCGGGCGAGTCAGAATCGTCGGAAAAATCGATATCGTGCATTGTGCTTTCCTCGGGCGGCACCGTTTCCTGGTAGTGGTGTCGTCCTCGGTGGGTGAGCTTTTATCTGACGTTTCCGGGAGACAGCTGTCCGGGGGTGCTGGTGTGAGTGGGacttttgcgtttttttttcggaagaatTTTCGCCGGTATGGCCAAAACATTGCAGCGCGAAAACAACAAGTGGGGGTTCCACTTCGACAGGGGTAAAGAATGCTTGACGCATTGTGCACCCATCAGTCTGATCAAGACTTTCTTAGAGAAAAATACATCTATCTAATCTATAGATGTATATTAAAAGCAATtactgtatgtttgtttgtttgtgctGTAGAGTTCAGAAGTCGAATAGCATGACATAAAAGACGCTAATTACTTATGACAACGtttaatctaatctaatctaaaaaATAGAGTAGTAGCTTGGCGCGCAATACAGAAAGTAATTTAATACCGGATATCCAGGTGGGATTTATAATAAGCCTAAGCGTTACAACTTCGCAGGGTTGTGTCCTATATTGCAGTTCCAAGGGGTCCAACACCTCCCCCTTAATTGTAGAAGTACGGCATCCGGCAGATACGAGTTGACCGCCGAAGAATGCTTGATGACCTCGTTCCTTATAGGCGTGGTGGTGGAATCGTAGCTGATGGTGCTGTTTGTTGAACTTCAGGTGTTGCTAGATTTTCGCCGAGATCGAAGTCTTGGAGCAGGATGTGCAGAGGCAGCTTGACCTCCGATGCAGCTTCATCCGGGTAGGCCTCGACTTTTGAGTCCCCCCGAGCACGGAGTTGGTTTGCATGTGACTTGATGAGCCGCTTCTTTTCTTTCAGCCAGACGTTGTAGTTTACAGTACCGACTCGTTCAATAATGGTGCCAATCAGCCAAACGAGCTTTCCTTGAACCACAATGCTGGAGTAGACAGGGACTCCTTTCTCGAACTGTCGCTTTTGTACCCCGTTTCGATTAAACTGCTCTTCTTGGAGTTGGTTTCGCTCAAGTGGTGTTTTTCGCTCTGAACCTGGCTTGAGTAAGTTCAGAGTTGTGCGGTGTTTCCTCCCCATCAAAATTTCAGCAGGCGATAGACCATTAGGTGCTGACTATAATGCCCGATTCCAACACTTTCTTTGTCAATTTAAACACCGATTGAATCTAAATCACTTCCACTAGCCGTCCGTTATCCATCAACCTCCCTCTGCTGTCCGTTCCCTCGAACCTTCTCTATCAGTCTCCAGGTATGTCAAATACCAAGGTGTGTTTTAATTATATACAATGAATACTTGATAAAAGGTAGAACCCTACACTGACTTGTTGGGAGTAGCACGGTAGGCAGCCAAAAATATTTGCAGTGATCGTGTGATGGAGTTGTGTGTTTCAGACATAATCTTCCTCAGGCTCCGCTTAAGTGTGTCCACAAACCGTTCAGCTTGACCGTTTGATTGTGGATGATACGGCGCAGTTTTAATGTGCAAAATGCTCAGGGAGTCGCACAATTCTTTGAAAAGGCTACTGGAGAACTGCGTTCCGTTGTCGATGGTTTCTGGTAGGCCATAGAGTGCTTATGTTTCCACAAGCAACTCGGTAGTAATTTTGGCGAAGATCGATGAAGTTCGAAGGATTTTAGGCCATTTGCTATAGGAGTCGATGATCACCAAAAAGTAATGACCTTCAACTGGGCCCGCGTAATCTATTTGGAGCCGTTGTCAAGGACGACTTGATTTGGGCCAGGATGACAGCAAAGTTTTAGTAGGAGCCTTCGCGACAGCGGCGCAAGCTCGGAAGGATCGTACGAAGTTCTCGACATCTTGGTCTACTCCAGGCCAGTAGACGTGGCTGCGCATCATCGCTTTCATTCTATCTTGTCCCGGATGACCATGGTGAAGAGCCTTGAGAATCTGTTGCTGATAAATATGCAGAAGAACAACTCGATCTGCTAGCATGAGGCACTCGCGAACCACATATGCATTTGATGAACTAATCCGGCACATTTGATGACTGTTTGAAGAAGTTTGTCCTTGATTGTAGCCGCTTGTAGATGCTTGAAATTGATTGGTAAAACGTTAATTGCCGCATCGACCGTAGCAGTGATTTCTTCCTCTAGATCAACGGAAGCAATCACGAAATCCTCTTCCGGTTCGATTTTGGTATAATTattagtattccgtctcacgacataacttgacgaacaaaattcctaaaattcactcggttcaaggcaaccgttctccaatttctcggacaccccacgtttgcaagatcacgctccacttggtctaaccagctcgctcgttgcgcccccgctctcTTGTTCTagccggattcgtagcgaacacctgttttgcaggacagtcgtccggcattctcgcaacatgtcccgcccagcgtgtCCGCCCTGCTTTCacaaccttctggatactgggttcgccgtagacttgcgcgagctcgtggttcatcctttgcttccacactccgttctcctatacgccgccaaagattgttcttaacactcgtcgctcgaatacacccgaatatccatgtctcgtgcccgtagagaacaaccggtctaatgagcgtcatatacaggttacacttcgtgcgagggctaagtcttctcgaccgcagttgctggtggagtccatagtaggcacgacttccgctgataattcacTGGTATCAATGAGCCGGGAAAGCACGTCAGCATAGCCGAATGATCAGTCGAAATGTGCTTTATTTCGAAGTCGTACTACAAAAGAATGTGCGCCCACCGTTGTAGGCGATTGGTGGTGTGTacagaaatctctttttttgaaCCGAATACGGCGAGCAGAGGATTGTGGTCGGTGTGCAGGGTGAATTTTCTACCGTAAATGAAGCGGTAGAATTTGGTGACTCCGAATATCATCGCTAACGCCTCCTTTTCTACTTGGCCGTACCCTTGCTCGGCCTTGGTGAGTGATCAAGATGCATGACACACGACTTTTACTGACCCATCGTCGAATTTATGCATTAAGCAAACGCCTACGCCGTAGTTGGATGCATCTGCAGTAACAATGGTCTCCACAGCAGGATCGTAGTGAGCAAGCAGTAAATCAGAACGTAGAAGGATTTTGAACTGCTCGAAGAATTCTGACATTTTTCGTCTCAGTGCCATTTAGTGTCTTTGCGCAGAAGAGCATCGAGTGGATGGCGAAGATCGTGCATGTTGCGAACGAATTTCCCGTAAAAGTTGATGGCACCAAGGAAAGAACGCTGCTGTAGTCTTTTCCGGATCGGGCTTGATTCCTCGCTTGTTGATGATGAAGCCAAGGTAGAGTATATCCGACATGAAAAAGGAGCATTTCTCGATCCGCACGGTAAATCCTCACTCCTGAATGCGCTTCAGAGCCTTGAGAAAGTGAGAGCGATGTTCTTCCGGTGTCCGACCGTGGACAAGCACTTCGTCGAGGTAAGTCTCAACTCCCTCGAATCCTGCACCCATTGCGTCGACAATATTCTGGAAGGTAGCAGAAGCTGACTTCACACCAGGTGGCAAACGATTAAGTTCAAAAAGGCCACGATGTGTGTTGATGGTGAGAAATTTTCGCGATTCCTTCTCCACAGGTACCTGCAGGTAGGCGTCCGACAGGTCAATGTGCGAAAAAATATTGCTCCCCGAAAGCTGGGTGAAAATCTCTTCAGGAAGAGGCAGCGGATGATGGTTGGGCTGAATGGCACTGTTCAGGCCGGTGGAACAGTCGGCACACACACGAATTTTGCACGGCTCGCCATTGACCGATTTCTTCTTAACTGCGATTATAGGTGCAGCCCAGTCCGAAAACTCCACAGGCGAGATGATGCCCAACGGCTCTAGGCGATTTAGCTCGAACTCGATTGACTGCAATGCGGCAAACGGCACAGGCATTTTGGCTCGAAAAACTGGCTGAACGTCTGGCATGAGGTACAGCTTTGCTTCTGATTTATTACAGCAACCCAACGAATCGGTGAACAGATTCGGAAACGTAAACTCTGCACTTCCTCCTGCGATAGGAGGACGTCCCACAAGTTGAAGAGTTTGATGAAGTCGAGGCCTAAAAGATCGAGACCGTGAATATTGGTTACAAACAATTTACCTGAGCGTTGAACTCCTCTGAGCGAAATGTCACAATCGATTTCTGCCACTAAGTGCGAGCATGCTGTGATGGTGGTTTCTTGGTAGGACGTCCTATGCGATTCCAGCTAGCCTCCGAGATGACGGTGATGTCGGAAGCACAGTCTAACTGGAGCTCCAGTGGGACGTTGTTGATGACCACTGATACGTACTTCCTCCGGTGATGAACAGCAACTTGCTAGACGGAGTAGATGCCTTTGGTTTGCACTGGGGCTGTCTCAACCTCCTTTTCTTACCAGGATTGGACGACACGCACTGGCAGTACCCTTCCTTGTGACCGACTCGTTGGCAGTCCTTGCAGCGATGATCCTGGTACGAACACTCACGGACAAAATGCATTAGTCTGCATTTCCAGCACGGTGTCCTGGGCTTATCACAACTGTTTTGAatggttgtttgttttggttgtgAAGATGGGGCGATGGGGCTTTTGATGGGTGCTTGAATGTGTTCATCTTCTTGAAACTGTCAGTCTTGTGAGTGATTGCGTTCACCGAAGCATTCTCGTTCGGGGACAACTTTGTGGGGTTTTCCAGGATCGAGGTGTCTCTCCGGAGACTGAGAATACGACGGCACTCGGCAGTAAGATCAGACAACGTCATTTTTTTACTACCTTCCAGTTTAGCCAGCAGTGATGTTGATGTATTTCGGCGTCTTGCTTTGCGTGCAGGCCACAAACAAATATGAGGCACTTGAAGTCATCAATCGAACAAGCCGCTACCCCGAAATCTTCACAGAAGCGATTAACGTTACCCGAATAGGCTAGGAAGTCATCAGATGCACTTTTGCTGAGCGTGAGACAGCGATATCGCTTGCAAAAAGTTGATGTATGAGCGCCGAATAACTCCATGagtttttttaactgtgttgtCGAAATTACACTCCCATGGTAGCTTGGGCAAGATGTGGTTTGTACACTCCGTGTGGGTTTTTTCGTTCAGTTTACGGAGCAACAAACGAACTTTAGCTGCATCGTCCAAGCTTACTGCATCGACCCGAAATGCATCCTCATGACGGCTGAACCAATTATCGAAAGTGAGGTTAGACTCCGAATCGAAGTggaattctgtgatggatttgcCAAAGACTCCATCCTGGCATCGGTGGTCACAGGTCCTCCGACAGGGGTGATTGTTGCTGCTGAAGTAGTCGCATTCCGCGACAATGCCAGCTCGGTGAGGAGTTTTGGCTGGGTGCCCATCAGGGTGACGGACATTTTCTTGAAATCCTCATCCATTGTTTAGCGCGAAATATTGTTATTGGTAAATAATCACTGAACCGTAGGATTCTATTCACACTCCTCGTCGCCAAAATGTTGTAGAGTTCAGAAGTCGAATAGAATGACATAAAAGACGCTAATTACTTATGACAACGTTTATTCTAAGATCGACGTAAAAACTAGAGTAGTAGCTTGGCGCACAAtacataaattaatttaataccgGATATCCAGGTGGGATATATAATAAGCCTAAGCGTTACAACTTCGCAGGGTTGTGCACCTTAGTGCAGTTCCAAGGGGTCCAACAGTGCTGCAacagtgatgaaaattagcacatgagtgttttgagggacgagcaatcaatcgcaggttttaaaTTTGGGGTCAGGGGTGTAACTCTCCTTTCGTTACGCCCGCTCATTCACAAGAGATTCCCCAAGATTCCCAGGGTCGGCTCAAGGTTGCCGTATTTAAGATAGTGATAAGAGGAGTTAGAAATCACAAAATGAGGTATGCCATCTCAGCCTTCTTCGGGACCAGACTGTTCACCAAGGCTTATCCTAGTAGAAATTGGCGCTACCCACGGATAAAGCCAAAGGAACAAACACACTTTTTGTTGCGTAGGGTGTTGCTTTCTTGCTGGTCCGAAACGAAGTGCAAGATCAGCGGAAGTCTCACTTTTTCCAACtctgtttttttccattttttcgatgaACTTTTACCATAGGGCAATATTATACCACTTTGGTGAAGTTCCAAGTTGTTTTGTTGAGAGTGTGGTGTTGTTGCTGCTGTCTACAAACCTAGCAGTGTACtgtgttttttaatttgaaaaaaaaaaacgttgtgtCGCAACCTactcttttctttttctatattttgattttttatttaattttcatttgctttatttttggtaaatttttgattgcatttttagtttgttggttggcgtttttttcttaaaattacccTAAATAGCTTACTCGGAAGTGTGATTTTAACcttatatttaattaaaattttaagaaaattgagaaatgtaCAAATGATTGATTGAACGTTCAAATATGGAGGGTtacaggggtcggccaaagagaTCGTCCATATCCTGTTTTTATGAGACCTTCTTATGAAAAGCACCAACCTTTCATTGAAGAAGGTAATCATTTGCAAAactcattcgcgtcataagacatgaatttcaatgatttttttcatggtgcCACTTCATGAGAGAGTCTTATGCCATATATAATAGTAGTTGAGTGTAAATGGAAGTAAGCGTTTGAAAGAAAGCGAAAATGCTCACTACTCTTGTTCACAAAAGAGTGAGGAATGAGTAGATATCGATTTTATAGTAGTTCGTGAGAACATCTTGCATTGGAAGAGGGAAAAGGCTGGAAGTCCATATCATTAAAATGAtatgaagcttataaaaaaacaaagtaaaagtaTCAAACCTTGACAAACTAATTCAAAGATCCTCTATGAGAAAATATCATCTTTGTACTGAAATTTGAAACCCCAGTTGAAGCTCTCTTTTCAAagcgtttgcttctaaattatgttgaaattagATTTGAAATGCTGCCAAAGAACTAAAACTTAGAAAGATTTCGTGTTCAAAGTTGAATTGCAATACTTTTCTGGGGTGATTCTAAGGAAAGCCACACGATTTCGAATGTCATGCTTTACCATTTTCACATGTATCAGTCAAATGGAACGCTTCTGCGCAGTGAAGTATTTTCTTCCAACCCCGAATTAAAAACCATCAGAGCTTTATTTGTGCTATTGAAGGATCAGgataattgaaattaaatatctTGAAACACAGGTGGCGCTTTAGTTTATGAACGGAAGGAACACTTATGTGAAAAAGTTATTCCAAAAAACGTTTCTGTTGTTCATTCAAACCTGTTTGATCGTACTTTgcgaaaaaattgtgaataaatcGAACGTTTTGTTTNNNNNNNNNNNNNNNNNNNNNNNNNNNNNNNNNNNNNNNNNNNNNNNNNNNNNNNNNNNNNNNNNNNNNNNNNNNNNNNNNNNNNNNNNNNNNNNNNNNNNNNNNNNNNNNNNNNNNNNNNNNNNNNNNNNNNNNNNNNNNNNNNNNNNNNNNNNNNNNNNNNNNNNNNNNNNNNNNNNNNNNNNNNNNNNNNNNNNNNNNNNNNNNNNNNNNNNNNNNNNNNNNNNNNNNNNNNNNNNNNNNNNNNNNNNNNNNNNNNNNNNNNNNNNNNNNNNNNNNNNNNNNNNNNNNNNNNNNNNNNNNNNNNNNNNNNNNNNNNNNNNNNNNNNNNNNNNNNNNNNNNNNNNNNNNNNNNNNNNNNNNNNNNNNNNNNNNNNNNNNNNNNNNNNNNNNNNNNNNNNNNNNNNNNNNNNNNNNNNNNNNNNNNNNNNNNNNNNNNNNNNNNNNNNNNNNNNNNNNNNNNNNNNNNNNNNNNNNNNNNNNNNNNNNNNNNNNNNNNNCGCGTTTAAATCGTTTCTCAGATCGATTAGATGTCGATTTATAGGGAGAATTCATTAGATTTGACCATTGATCAATCATTAGAAGTTTTGTCGGAAAgtaaataaggttttttttagacagagtcaaaaaaaatcttctagttgtaaaaataattaacaaatGATAAAGATTAtagaaaacttgatttttttaattctgtgtttaaaaattaaatttgggaCATGACCACATAAACATTAACAAAATCAGCACTTCAAAGTAATCATTTGATGttggattaaaattaaaattattcaaccTAATTGGCTGTTTACAATTTCTACCTTTTTAatcgttttattattatttagatctcaaaagacagaaaagataattgtttTGTGTTGAATATCGTTCCtttgccaataaaaaaaagcatcccACGGTGTACAATAACACAAGGTGATATATTCCCGATGATGACGTCATTGCTATAGATCTAGCGAGCCTCGGTGTATGCAGCATTTTCTTAGGCGCGCAAAGCTAATTGCCTTcataattttaacattgatgACTTGCACACTTCaccatttaaattttcacaataaACGGTATCCACCGTGCCACAACACAACTTCCGCTACCGATACTGCGTGGTGCACGTTGTTCGAAGATAGCAATGACGTCACTTGTTTACATTCAAACCAGCTTTTCAATCGTGAGAGTAGCCTTATCTTATTTTTACTGTAAAGTGTGTTTCACGAgagagaaaatcaaaaaaatgattaatcTACTATGGTGGTCTCACATGCCACATCGCACcttcagccatattgaaaaaaagttttgtcagctggctgaagtgtttacgATGAGgaggtccagggatgccaggtgtttgagataaaaaaaatccgaggaatttgtaaaaaaagccTTAGTATGTCTGTGCACAAGCTTATCGTAGACCAAAGATCAAAggatttaaaaccaaattgtgttttagtttattttattttatttaaattggaCTTCCAGAAACAAAGAAATGATTTGAGTATTCaatgaattcattttattcGAAACACTTTTTCGtatctcaaattttcaatacactCCGCACTTTTCGGATGCTCCGAAACAGCTGTGATTAACCGTGATAATAGGAAGAATCTTTTAAGTgtgaaaaaacaaccaaaatcccaaaccggatgttgcttgtccGATCGTTGGCATCAAGGTCAGACTCAGGGTGCTCACCATCAAAGTGGCAGTCGAGGCTTCATGCGCTACGTCACTGCCACCGCTGACGCCGCCCGCTCCACCATCCttcagctcatcggttcccTCGTTCAAAAGGGCCAAAAACTCCATCTGGTTCTCCTAAATgatacccatcagatccggattactcgattggatcttttGGAGCAGCAATAGCAACAATAGGGGGTCCTCCTGAAACAGctgtttcatctcgatgaagatcggatgttctTGCAGGAAGGCCAGCCacttctcggacgatggaagGTCTTatcatccgattcgatgactttttGCTGGTTCCAGATAGCTCTTGGACAAAAATAGTGTTGAATATGCATtaatttgtcataagtaatgcataattaatgttactcaccgctACCGACAATGCTGACACCGTCGTCTATTAGTTCAATGTCTTCCAGCtttgcccaagcaaccaaaagtctcatatctacttaaactcgtgcctccaaagttcgaatttcgctgaacaaaggttccaaagggaattggcaccgaattttctcgaatgtgagcatgaaagttacaaaaggttcctcgaatagccttctatggacttgaagttccaagaaattcctcaaatagcctttttgtgacatgtcaattgcACCCACACagtaaaaaagttacaaattaggtctcaaatagccttctgtgaacttcaagttccaagaagttcctcaaatagccttctgtgaacttcaagttccaagaagtttctcGAAAAGCGTTTtatgtgacatgtcaatcgcattcacacagtataaaagttacaaattaggcctcaaatagccttctgtgaacttcaagttccaagaagttcttCAAATatccttctgtgaacttcaagttccaagaagttcctcaaatagccttttttgtgacatgtcaatcgcatcattcagaataaaagttacaaattgggactcaaatcaaatcaaatcaaggTGATATCTTTGTCTTAGCAATATcttgtatttatttattatttacatagtattccgtctcacgacataacttgacgaaaattcactcggtccatggcaaccgttctccagtttctcgggcaccccacgttcgccagatcacgctccacttggttgcgcccccgctcgtcttgttcctaccggattcgtagcgaacacctgttttgcaggacagtcgtccggcattctcgcaacatgtcccgcccagcgtatccggccagccttcaccaccttctggatactgggttcgccgtagagtcgcgcgagctcgtggttcatcctttgcctccacactccgttctcctgtacgccgccaaagatggttcttaacactcgtcgctcgaatactccaagtgtacgcaggtcctcctcgagcaatatccatgtctcgtgcccgtagagaacaatcggtctaataagcgtcatatacaggttacacttcgtgcgagggctaagtcttctcgaccgcagttgcttgtggaatccatagtaggcacgacttccgctgataattcgcctccggatctcacggctggtgtcattgtctgcggtcaccagtgagccgagatagacaaagtcttcgactatctccagctcgtcgccgtcgatcgtgaccttgttattactggacaagcgggttcggtcggtctcggatccgcgggccagcatgtacttcgtcttggacgtattaatcatcaacccaatccttcctgcttcgcgtttcagtttgcgatagatctcctccaccgccgcagatgatctgccgactatatcaatgtcatcggcaaagcagataagttgactggatctgttgaaaatcgtgccccgcatttcgcccaccgctcgtcgaataacaccttctagcgccacgttgaacatcatgcaggatagaccatcaccttgtcgaagccccctgcgtgattcgaatgaactcgacaattcacccgaaatccgcacacagcactgcgttccgtccatcgtcgccttgatcagtctgatcagctttccggaaaagccgttctcgtccatgattttccatagctcgttacggtcgatcgtgtcgtatgcggctttgaagtcgatgaatagatggtgcgtagggacttggtgttcacggcatttttggaggatttgtcgtaatgtgaatatctggtccgtcgtagaccgtccctccatgaagccggcctggtgatttcccacgaatctgtttgcttgtggcgttaggcggcggagtaggat is a window encoding:
- the LOC129738069 gene encoding uncharacterized protein K02A2.6-like, whose product is MPVPFAALQSIEFELNRLEPLGIISPVEFSDWAAPIIAVKKKSVNGEPCKIRVCADCSTGLNSAIQPNHHPLPLPEEIFTQLSGSNIFSHIDLSDAYLQVPVEKESRKFLTINTHRGLFELNRLPPGVKSASATFQNIVDAMGAGFEGVETYLDEVLVHGRTPEEHRSHFLKALKRIQE